From Rhododendron vialii isolate Sample 1 chromosome 10a, ASM3025357v1, the proteins below share one genomic window:
- the LOC131304535 gene encoding F-box protein At1g11270-like, whose protein sequence is MLDFVVGSPHTIPMAINQEMPEDVLMLILSRLPVKSLLRFKSISKYWYALIQNPSFISLRYYARAQSKNDSLLVNRSLAPHSESTLSLVSDETPIHDLYVPFSGSQVKGLCFVGSSNGIVCLTSCSSEIMLWNPATGEFRVLPGRPYHPWHTTNLGFAFDPKTNDYKVLSVARFINTSADDRVHIYHMSMDSWREIDVAAVPKEIRRSHQPYHPTWLDGAFYWIAPDSSGRYKIIAFHMFDEVFEQVFLPMDVICSKLASSLNVLRDSLALVTLEFDELAIEEPCLGIWLRDGNGVKDPWNKKYSIGPILVHIKAFQILQNGEFLLLLLGGHNCWMVSYNLDTQIIKDYGEVYTDSGSAYDQFCEFQAISYTENLVSVKRRVYDLRKATTSS, encoded by the coding sequence ATGTTAGATTTTGTTGTAGGTTCCCCGCATACCATCCCCATGGCAATCAACCAGGAGATGCCGGAAGACGTGTTGATGCTTATTCTATCTCGACTCCCAGTGAAATCACTCCTCCGATTCAAATCTATCTCCAAATACTGGTACGCTCTCATCCAAAATCCTAGCTTCATCTCCCTCCGCTACTACGCCCGCGCCCAATCCAAAAACGACTCCCTCCTTGTCAACCGATCCCTTGCACCCCATTCCGAATCCACCCTCTCCTTGGTCTCCGACGAAACTCCAATCCACGATCTGTACGTACCTTTTTCCGGTTCACAAGTTAAAGGTCTTTGCTTCGTCGGGTCTTCCAACGGCATCGTTTGTCTCACCAGTTGCTCCTCCGAAATCATGTTATGGAACCCCGCAACGGGAGAATTCAGGGTACTCCCGGGACGCCCTTATCATCCGTGGCACACTACCAATCTAGGGTTTGCTTTTGATCCCAAAACCAATGATTATAAAGTGCTTAGCGTTGCGAGGTTTATTAATACGAGCGCTGATGATAGAGTTCACATCTACCATATGAGTATGGACTCGTGGAGAGAAATCGACGTCGCTGCGGTGCCCAAAGAAATCCGACGCAGCCATCAGCCTTATCATCCGACATGGTTGGATGGGGCGTTTTATTGGATAGCTCCTGACTCTAGCGGTCGTTATAAAATTATTGCTTTCCACATGTTCGACGAAGTGTTCGAACAAGTATTTTTACCCATGGATGTTATCTGCAGTAAGTTAGCGTCCAGCCTTAACGTTCTGAGGGACTCCCTCGCCCTTGTTACTTTGGAGTTTGACGAGTTGGCAATAGAGGAGCCATGCCTTGGCATATGGTTAAGGGATGGAAACGGAGTTAAAGATCCTTGGAATAAAAAGTACAGTATTGGACCCATTTTAGTACATATTAAGGCATTTCAAATTTTGCAAAATGGcgagtttcttcttcttcttctagggGGCCACAATTGCTGGATGGTGTCGTACAACCTTGATACCCAAATTATAAAAGACTATGGTGAAGTCTACACCGATTCCGGATCAGCTTATGATCAGTTTTGTGAGTTTCAAGCTATTTCGTACACAGAGAACTTAGTTTCAGTCAAGAGACGTGTTTATGATTTGCGCAAAGCAACTACTAGCTCCTGA